A genomic window from Oceanobacillus timonensis includes:
- a CDS encoding ABC transporter ATP-binding protein: MNSLTASNLTLGFGDRIIIDELDISIPKGEITVFIGPNGCGKSTLLRSLARLLKPKQGSVVLNGQNIAKMRTRDVAQNLAILPQAPASPEGLTVYELVKQGRHPYRKMMKQWSQEDEEAVQKALEDTNMADLKDQSVDSLSGGQRQRAWIALTLAQDTDIILLDEPTTYLDLMHQIDVLDLLFELNEKDGRTIIMVLHDLNLASRYADHIIAIKDKKVYAQGKPEDTISADLVSAVFRMSCNIARDPIFGTPMCIPHGRGNCLIKDAIQENPIHQPPRAL; the protein is encoded by the coding sequence TTGAACTCATTAACAGCAAGTAACTTAACACTTGGATTTGGTGACCGGATAATCATAGATGAATTAGATATTTCCATCCCTAAAGGGGAGATTACTGTTTTTATCGGTCCAAACGGCTGTGGTAAATCAACATTATTACGTTCTTTGGCACGTTTATTAAAGCCAAAGCAAGGCTCTGTTGTTTTAAACGGGCAAAATATTGCTAAAATGCGAACGAGAGATGTCGCACAAAATCTAGCCATTTTGCCGCAAGCACCAGCAAGCCCAGAGGGATTAACGGTTTATGAGCTGGTTAAGCAAGGCAGGCATCCTTATCGAAAAATGATGAAGCAATGGTCGCAAGAAGATGAAGAAGCTGTGCAAAAAGCATTGGAAGATACAAATATGGCTGATTTAAAAGATCAATCTGTTGATTCCCTGTCAGGCGGACAGCGCCAACGTGCGTGGATTGCGTTGACCCTCGCTCAGGATACAGATATTATTCTGCTGGATGAGCCGACGACTTACCTTGATTTAATGCATCAAATTGATGTACTGGATCTTCTGTTTGAACTAAACGAGAAAGACGGTCGTACTATCATTATGGTATTGCATGACTTAAATCTGGCAAGCCGTTACGCAGATCATATTATAGCGATAAAAGATAAAAAAGTATACGCTCAAGGCAAACCGGAAGATACTATTTCAGCAGACCTTGTTTCTGCCGTCTTCCGTATGAGCTGTAACATTGCCCGCGACCCAATCTTCGGAACACCTATGTGCATTCCGCATGGGCGGGGAAATTGTTTGATTAAAGATGCTATACAGGAAAACCCGATACATCAGCCGCCAAGAGCGCTATGA
- a CDS encoding Vga family ABC-F type ribosomal protection protein, whose amino-acid sequence MTIIEAHHIEHSIKEKTLFSIEHLAVQAKDRIGLVGKNGSGKTTLLHLLAGNLQPEQGTIQIDTTVSLLPQLKEKREQKSGGEVTQAYLVEALQKQAGLLLADEPTTNLDTAHIEWLEKQLSHWQGALIIVSHDRHFLDKLCQQIWEIDEESLHIYSGNYTAYREQKEKEIEKQRQDYLHYLQKKEQLERAIEQKEKKAQRATKTPKNKIGSTEENPKGAKPYFAKKQKKLQKTSKALETRLDNLEKVEKVRETPPVKMALPHQERLQQKIILRIEDVEGKVPGKQLWEKANLNITGGDKVGIIGPNGAGKTTFLKKIMQGDAGITLNPSVKIGYFKQDLSTLDSEKSILENVKETSKQEETLIRTVLARLHFYRDDVFKPVHVLSGGERVKVAFAKLFVSDINMLILDEPTNYLDIEAVEALEGLLQAYEGTILLVSHDRQFIENIATRMIEIDNQELTFFHGSLQQFHEEPVEKETQEDSTEQQLMIIETKITEILSRLSLEPSDELDQEFQKLLQQKRALLNQEKE is encoded by the coding sequence ATGACAATTATAGAAGCGCATCATATAGAGCATAGTATAAAAGAAAAAACTTTATTTTCTATTGAACATCTGGCTGTTCAAGCAAAAGACCGTATTGGTTTAGTTGGAAAAAATGGTTCTGGAAAGACAACCTTGCTTCATCTGCTTGCCGGCAACCTGCAGCCGGAACAAGGAACGATTCAAATAGATACGACGGTTTCCTTATTACCGCAGTTAAAAGAGAAAAGAGAGCAGAAAAGTGGCGGCGAAGTAACACAGGCTTACCTTGTAGAAGCTCTGCAGAAACAAGCCGGCCTGCTTCTTGCCGATGAACCGACAACCAATCTGGACACAGCTCATATAGAATGGCTCGAAAAACAGCTTTCTCATTGGCAGGGAGCGTTGATAATTGTTTCCCACGACCGCCATTTCTTAGATAAATTGTGTCAGCAAATTTGGGAAATAGATGAAGAAAGCCTCCATATTTATTCAGGCAATTATACAGCCTACCGAGAGCAAAAGGAAAAAGAGATCGAAAAACAACGCCAGGATTATCTGCATTACCTGCAGAAAAAAGAACAACTGGAACGTGCCATAGAACAAAAAGAAAAGAAAGCACAACGAGCAACGAAAACACCGAAGAATAAAATCGGTTCAACGGAGGAAAATCCTAAAGGAGCGAAACCTTACTTTGCCAAAAAACAAAAAAAGCTGCAGAAAACATCCAAAGCGTTGGAAACGAGGTTAGACAATCTGGAAAAAGTGGAAAAAGTAAGAGAAACACCTCCTGTCAAAATGGCACTTCCCCATCAAGAGCGATTACAGCAAAAAATTATTTTGCGGATAGAGGATGTAGAAGGCAAGGTTCCCGGAAAACAATTATGGGAAAAAGCAAACTTAAATATAACAGGTGGAGATAAAGTCGGCATTATCGGACCGAATGGCGCAGGTAAAACGACCTTTTTGAAAAAAATAATGCAGGGGGATGCCGGTATCACCTTGAATCCGTCTGTGAAGATTGGTTATTTTAAACAAGATCTATCTACATTAGATTCGGAAAAGTCGATTCTTGAAAATGTTAAGGAAACCTCTAAGCAGGAAGAAACGCTCATCCGAACCGTCTTAGCCAGACTACACTTTTATCGTGATGATGTCTTTAAGCCTGTTCACGTGCTCAGTGGCGGAGAACGCGTCAAAGTGGCCTTTGCAAAACTTTTTGTCAGTGATATCAATATGTTGATTCTCGATGAGCCGACCAACTATCTGGACATTGAAGCTGTGGAAGCATTGGAAGGCCTCCTGCAGGCTTATGAAGGTACGATTTTATTGGTATCCCATGATCGGCAGTTTATCGAAAACATCGCCACCAGGATGATTGAAATAGATAATCAGGAGCTTACTTTCTTTCATGGAAGCCTGCAGCAGTTTCATGAAGAACCGGTGGAAAAAGAAACCCAAGAAGATTCAACGGAACAGCAGTTAATGATAATAGAAACAAAAATAACAGAAATCTTAAGCAGACTCAGCCTGGAGCCTTCGGATGAATTAGACCAAGAATTCCAAAAGCTGCTTCAGCAAAAGCGGGCTCTATTAAATCAGGAAAAGGAATGA
- a CDS encoding phosphate ABC transporter ATP-binding protein yields the protein MQKANERTDKAAMELTHVNYSDEGSAIIKDVSGFLPEGKITTFIGPSGAGKTTIFRLLNGLISPASGDIHLFGENIQTMEPTTLRRTVGIALQDATMLRGTVYKNLAMPKTLQNQQLEQEEAEHLLTQVGLDDSFLNRDITDLSGGQRQKVSIARTLVNRPKVLLLDEITSSLDRVSTSDIEHLIQHINQQYAVTIAWITHNLEQALHIGDYTWIMMNGELIEAGKKDILKNPADSRVQEFVKGVSQ from the coding sequence ATGCAGAAAGCAAATGAACGAACCGATAAAGCAGCCATGGAGCTAACTCATGTCAACTATTCCGATGAAGGGTCAGCGATTATTAAAGATGTGTCCGGCTTTCTCCCTGAAGGAAAAATCACCACTTTTATCGGCCCTTCCGGAGCTGGAAAAACGACCATCTTTCGCTTGTTAAATGGACTGATTTCTCCTGCAAGCGGAGATATTCACCTTTTTGGAGAGAATATTCAAACCATGGAACCGACAACGTTACGACGCACTGTCGGCATTGCCCTGCAAGATGCAACAATGCTGCGCGGTACCGTTTATAAAAACCTGGCTATGCCTAAAACACTGCAAAACCAACAATTAGAACAGGAAGAAGCAGAACATTTACTGACACAAGTAGGATTAGATGATTCTTTTCTCAACCGGGACATAACCGATCTATCAGGTGGCCAGAGGCAGAAAGTCTCAATAGCACGTACACTTGTCAATCGTCCAAAAGTATTGTTGCTGGATGAGATTACCTCTTCCCTTGATCGTGTATCTACATCTGATATCGAACATTTAATCCAGCATATCAATCAACAGTATGCGGTAACGATTGCTTGGATTACCCATAATTTAGAACAAGCATTACATATCGGGGATTATACGTGGATTATGATGAACGGCGAGCTGATTGAAGCAGGTAAAAAAGATATATTGAAAAACCCTGCTGATTCTCGTGTACAGGAATTTGTGAAGGGGGTATCGCAATGA